In the genome of Sesamum indicum cultivar Zhongzhi No. 13 unplaced genomic scaffold, S_indicum_v1.0 scaffold00194, whole genome shotgun sequence, one region contains:
- the LOC105179716 gene encoding peroxisome biogenesis protein 1-like — translation MLTWKAISHRTKGFSGADLQALLSGTQLEVVHLLLDREDGSGTGKMPIITVALLESMASKAKCLNHQFQKLRSECCTAFTASFSIQSGLSLNS, via the exons ATGTTAACTTGGAAAGCTATATCTCACAGGACTAAAGGCTTTAGTGGAGCGGACCTTCAAGCACTTCTTTCTGGCACACAACTTGAAGTAGTTCATTTGCTCTTGGATAGGGAAGATGGCAGTGGAACTGGAAAGATGCCTATTATCACGGTTGCTCTTCTGGAGTCCATGGCATCCAAGGCTAAATGCCTAAATCATCAGTTTCAGAAGCTGAGAAGCGAATGTTGCACGGCATTTACAGCCAGTTTTTCAATTCAAAGTGGTCTGTCACTGAACAG CTAG
- the LOC105179717 gene encoding uncharacterized protein LOC105179717 isoform X1 — MLDTFEYRLEIHEIPFKSPPLDFGKLSISDASLIIVHELKITKILVRHAEAVNSRLFVPNPSHDLKSKEKNEEGRRNIKTVKVCSHLPLSLTYCLDLLSTSIAEQSLVVFTLIMGTSSFTLLLVAEYIHITTIILFPITQCDLNVASKLVSV, encoded by the exons ATGTTGGATACTTTTGAGTATAGGTTGGAAATTCACGAGATTCCATTCAAGTCGCCGCCGCTTGACTTTGGAAAGCTATCAATATCTGATGCTTCTCTGATAATAG TGCACGAACTGAAGATCACGAAGATTCTTGTACGACATGCGGAGGCAGTTAATAGCAGACTTTTCGTG CCTAATCCATCTCATGATTTGAAatctaaagagaaaaatgaagagggAAGACGCAACATTAAGACTGTGAAAGTATGTTCtcatctccctctctctcttacaTACTGCCTTGATCTCTTGTCCACTAGTATTGCTGAACAGTCCCTTGTTGTCTTCACCTTAATTATGGGGACTTCTAGTTTTACTTTATTGCTTGTGGCagaatatattcatattactACAATTATTCTTTTCCCCATCACACAGTGTGATTTAAATGTGGCCTCCAAGTTGGTATCTGTTTGA
- the LOC105179717 gene encoding RNA-directed DNA methylation 4-like isoform X2 — protein sequence MLDTFEYRLEIHEIPFKSPPLDFGKLSISDASLIIVHELKITKILVRHAEAVNSRLFVPNPSHDLKSKEKNEEGRRNIKTVKMKD from the exons ATGTTGGATACTTTTGAGTATAGGTTGGAAATTCACGAGATTCCATTCAAGTCGCCGCCGCTTGACTTTGGAAAGCTATCAATATCTGATGCTTCTCTGATAATAG TGCACGAACTGAAGATCACGAAGATTCTTGTACGACATGCGGAGGCAGTTAATAGCAGACTTTTCGTG CCTAATCCATCTCATGATTTGAAatctaaagagaaaaatgaagagggAAGACGCAACATTAAGACTGTGAAA ATGAAAGATTGA